Part of the Nocardioides perillae genome is shown below.
AGGTCTCGGTCAGCACGCGGTGCACCTTGCGCGCCCGGCGCACCAGCGCCGTCCTCGACTCGCTCTCCAGCACGGGGCCACCCTACGCAGGCACCGGGAGCCGCCCGGCGGCGCGCCGCGCACCGAGCAGGCGCGATCGGCCGAGTCCCCGATAGGATCGGGCGGGGTCGCCGCACCGTGCGCGGCCCTGCCCTCGAGGAGGATGCTGTGGACAACGACGTGCTGCGCCAGGCCCCGCTGTTCAGCGCGCTCGACGACGAGGCCGCCACCGCCCTCCGGGCCTCGATGTCGGAGACCCGGCTGCGCCGCGGCGAGGTCCTCTTCCACGAGGGCGACACCGGCGACAAGCTCTACGTCATCCTCGACGGCAAGGTGAAGCTGGGCCGCACCTCCTCCGACGGCCGCGAGAACCTCCTCGCCATCCTCGGCCCCGGCCAGATGTTCGGCGAGCTCTCGCTCTTCGACCCCGGCCCCCGCTCCGGCACCGTCACCGCCGTGACCGAGGCGGTGTTCGCCTCGCTCTCCCACGAGGACCTGCTGCGCTGGCTCGACGGGCGCCCCACGGTCGCCCGCGGCCTGCTCGCCCAGCTCGCCGCGCGCCTGCGCAAGGCCAACGACGTCGTCGCCGACCTGGTCTTCTCCGACGTCCCGGGCCGCGTGGCCAAGGCGCTGCTCGACCTCGCCGACCGCTTCGGTCGCACCGCCGACGACGGCGTGCACGTGCACCACGACCTCACCCAGGAGGAGCTGGCCCAGCTGGTGGGCGCCTCCCGCGAGACCGTCAACAAGGCCCTCGCCGACTTCGCGTCGCGCGGCTGGCTGCGCCTCGAGCCCCGCTCGGTCGTGATCATGGACATCGAGCGCCTCTCCCGGCGGGCCCGCTGACCCAGCCGCGCGCATGGCGGCGCCTGGCCGTCGTCGCCGCCACGGTCGTCGCGCTGGCGGCGGGCACCACCACGGCGGTCGTCGTCCTGCGCGACGACGGCGAGCTCGCGGCCGAGCCGGTGCCCGGCTCGCAGGCCGCGCAGGAGGAGGCGGCCGCCCGCCCCGTGCCCGACGAGTGGCGCACCGCGCTGAGCGAGCCGCGTGAGGACTCCGTCTACCCCGCGGTGGGCGACCCGGGCGTCGACGCC
Proteins encoded:
- a CDS encoding cyclic nucleotide-binding domain-containing protein — its product is MDNDVLRQAPLFSALDDEAATALRASMSETRLRRGEVLFHEGDTGDKLYVILDGKVKLGRTSSDGRENLLAILGPGQMFGELSLFDPGPRSGTVTAVTEAVFASLSHEDLLRWLDGRPTVARGLLAQLAARLRKANDVVADLVFSDVPGRVAKALLDLADRFGRTADDGVHVHHDLTQEELAQLVGASRETVNKALADFASRGWLRLEPRSVVIMDIERLSRRAR